One Streptomyces hundungensis DNA segment encodes these proteins:
- a CDS encoding MFS transporter, with amino-acid sequence MALSSPGTGLPLTVATPSPPLTRGLLPLLLLGNTAMYALYIGVPGVLLALQIEHIDAAHKVADFGLVSGVSAIFATVFNPVAGALSDRSGRRNPWILGGGLLALPAMFLLGTVHTILLITVVWCLGQAVLNVYQAALTSVVPDRVPLAARGRASAAVGLGLPFGSTVGALLGAAFSDRYRTGYLVFGALVAAAAVIFTAATREERRPPRAPLPLARQLAAFTGALRDHDFRWAFIGRALLVLGYFAVAGYQLYILQDHTRLPAGLAPEHAVAILMPVNALAMVVSTVLGGWLSDRHDRRKLFVGASAALSAAALVIPAVSASWSAMIVFSVVNGLGFGCYMAVDTALVTLVLPQAEDAARDMGVLNIANAGPQIVAPFAASLIVSVSGGYTALFLAGAALSVLGALAVRPIRSVR; translated from the coding sequence GTGGCCCTTTCCTCCCCCGGCACCGGGCTTCCCCTGACCGTCGCCACCCCGTCGCCCCCGCTCACACGCGGGCTCCTCCCGCTGCTGCTGCTCGGCAACACCGCGATGTACGCCCTCTACATCGGGGTGCCCGGCGTGCTGCTCGCGCTTCAGATCGAGCACATCGACGCGGCGCACAAGGTCGCCGACTTCGGCCTCGTCTCCGGCGTCTCGGCGATCTTCGCGACCGTGTTCAACCCGGTGGCGGGCGCACTCTCCGACCGCTCGGGGCGCCGCAACCCCTGGATACTCGGCGGCGGTCTGCTGGCGCTGCCCGCGATGTTCCTGCTGGGCACGGTCCACACGATCCTGCTCATCACCGTCGTGTGGTGCCTGGGCCAAGCCGTCCTCAACGTCTACCAGGCGGCCCTCACCTCGGTCGTCCCCGACCGGGTGCCCCTGGCCGCGCGCGGCAGGGCCTCGGCCGCCGTCGGGCTGGGGCTGCCGTTCGGGTCCACGGTCGGCGCGCTGCTCGGAGCCGCCTTCTCGGACCGGTACCGCACCGGCTATCTGGTCTTCGGCGCGCTCGTCGCGGCCGCCGCGGTGATCTTCACCGCGGCCACCCGCGAGGAGCGGCGGCCGCCCAGGGCGCCGCTGCCCCTCGCCCGACAGCTCGCCGCGTTCACCGGCGCGCTGCGCGACCACGACTTCCGCTGGGCGTTCATCGGCCGGGCGCTGCTCGTGCTCGGCTACTTCGCGGTGGCCGGATATCAGCTCTACATCCTCCAGGACCACACCCGGCTGCCCGCAGGTCTGGCACCCGAGCACGCGGTGGCGATCCTGATGCCGGTCAACGCCCTCGCCATGGTCGTCTCGACCGTCCTCGGCGGCTGGCTCTCCGACCGCCACGACCGCCGCAAGCTCTTCGTCGGGGCGTCGGCCGCCCTGTCGGCGGCGGCCCTGGTCATTCCGGCCGTCTCGGCGAGCTGGTCGGCCATGATCGTGTTCTCGGTCGTCAACGGCCTCGGCTTCGGCTGCTACATGGCGGTCGACACCGCGCTCGTCACCCTGGTCCTGCCGCAGGCTGAGGACGCCGCCCGTGACATGGGCGTCCTGAACATCGCCAACGCGGGGCCCCAGATCGTCGCCCCGTTCGCGGCGTCGCTGATCGTCTCGGTCAGCGGCGGCTACACCGCGCTCTTCCTGGCCGGAGCGGCGCTCTCGGTCCTGGGCGCGCTCGCGGTGCGCCCGATCAGGTCCGTGCGCTGA
- a CDS encoding alpha/beta fold hydrolase yields MQLHTHTWGDGDRVALLVHGIMADHRTWRKVGPALAERGYRVLAVDLRGHGASGRGAYSTELFVDDLVETLPTGAELAIGHSLGGLALSLAVERLRPARAIYSDPAWNVNPQQEVVGPEVFAQLKSASREMVAGLNPRWEAEDVDIELATLKLWDENTALGLAPTFGADLVPAKAVVPSLVQFADASFLYDAAEVARLEARGFEVRTVKGAGHTIHRDDFAGFMASLDGWI; encoded by the coding sequence GTGCAACTCCACACCCACACCTGGGGAGACGGCGACCGTGTCGCGCTCCTGGTCCACGGGATCATGGCCGACCACCGCACATGGCGGAAGGTGGGCCCGGCGCTCGCAGAGCGGGGCTACCGCGTGCTCGCGGTGGACCTGCGCGGCCACGGCGCGAGCGGACGCGGGGCATACAGCACCGAGCTCTTCGTCGACGACCTGGTCGAAACCCTGCCGACCGGGGCCGAGTTGGCGATCGGCCACTCCCTCGGCGGGCTCGCCCTGTCCCTCGCCGTCGAGCGGCTACGCCCGGCCCGCGCGATCTACTCGGACCCGGCCTGGAACGTCAACCCCCAGCAGGAGGTGGTCGGTCCGGAAGTCTTCGCCCAACTCAAGTCGGCCAGCCGGGAGATGGTCGCGGGACTCAATCCGCGCTGGGAGGCCGAGGACGTCGACATCGAGCTGGCGACGCTGAAGCTCTGGGACGAGAACACCGCCCTCGGCCTCGCTCCGACGTTCGGCGCCGACCTGGTCCCGGCAAAGGCCGTGGTCCCCTCACTGGTCCAGTTCGCCGACGCGAGCTTCCTGTACGACGCCGCGGAGGTCGCCCGCCTGGAGGCGCGCGGCTTCGAGGTCCGCACCGTCAAGGGCGCGGGGCACACCATCCACCGCGACGACTTCGCGGGGTTCATGGCCTCACTTGACGGCTGGATATGA
- a CDS encoding isochorismatase family protein, giving the protein MSTSGTSTTTSTPTPSTTLRDVVGLDNTPPKLSDSVLILVDYQNTYRTGVMALEGAEEALAAGARLLARAREAGIPVVHIVNDGGEGGPYDIRAHIGALSDEVAPRQGEPVVVKAFPNSFHLTDLEKTLTELGAAPGNGKDLVIAGFMTHMCVNYTAQGAFNLGYRPTVVAETTATRALTAPDGTVLPAAALQAAALTAITDLFGVVVPTVDALPA; this is encoded by the coding sequence ATGAGCACCAGCGGCACCTCCACCACCACCTCCACCCCCACCCCCTCGACGACCCTGCGCGATGTGGTCGGCCTGGACAACACGCCACCCAAGCTCAGCGACTCCGTGCTGATCCTGGTCGACTACCAGAACACCTACCGCACCGGCGTGATGGCCCTGGAAGGCGCCGAGGAGGCCCTCGCCGCCGGGGCGCGCCTGCTGGCACGGGCCCGCGAGGCGGGCATACCGGTCGTGCACATCGTCAACGACGGGGGAGAGGGCGGCCCGTACGACATCCGCGCCCACATCGGCGCCCTCAGCGACGAGGTCGCCCCGAGGCAGGGGGAGCCGGTCGTGGTCAAGGCGTTCCCCAACTCCTTCCACCTCACGGATCTGGAGAAGACCCTCACCGAACTCGGCGCGGCGCCGGGCAACGGCAAGGACCTGGTCATCGCCGGCTTCATGACCCACATGTGCGTCAACTACACGGCGCAGGGCGCCTTCAACCTCGGCTACCGCCCCACCGTCGTCGCCGAGACCACCGCGACCCGGGCGCTGACCGCCCCCGACGGCACGGTCCTGCCCGCGGCCGCCCTCCAGGCCGCCGCGCTCACCGCGATCACCGATCTGTTCGGGGTCGTCGTGCCCACGGTCGACGCGCTGCCGGCCTGA
- a CDS encoding GlxA family transcriptional regulator: MPPSHRVVIAVFPDVDLLDVTGPAEVFALANRETRGGAGYEVRLAGPAAGEVRTSAGVRLLADLSFEEVGPRVDTLLVPGAVDHTEAGPVARVDPDVVAWVKATTPHARRVASVCVGAHVLAAAGLLDGRTATTHWSTAAQLAADHPAVTVDPDPIFVRADRGRLWTGAGISACLDLALALVAEDQGEDVALAVARQLVMYLRRQGGQSQFSVPLSRPASSRRDIDELRLWIADHLDADLSAAALAARMCLSERHFARVFTKETGASPAAYVEAARVEVARRLLETTDGPLDEVAREAGLGSVETLHRALKRQLATTPAAYRRRFRAEPA, encoded by the coding sequence ATGCCCCCTTCGCACCGGGTCGTCATCGCGGTCTTCCCCGATGTCGACCTCCTCGACGTCACCGGACCCGCCGAGGTCTTCGCCCTCGCCAACCGGGAGACCCGGGGCGGCGCCGGGTACGAGGTCCGCCTCGCCGGGCCCGCCGCGGGCGAGGTGCGGACCTCGGCGGGGGTGCGGCTCCTCGCCGACCTCTCCTTCGAGGAGGTCGGGCCCCGGGTCGACACCCTGCTCGTGCCCGGTGCGGTCGACCACACCGAGGCGGGGCCCGTGGCCCGTGTCGACCCGGACGTGGTGGCCTGGGTGAAGGCCACGACGCCGCATGCCCGGCGGGTGGCGTCGGTGTGTGTCGGCGCCCATGTCCTTGCCGCGGCCGGCCTCCTCGACGGCAGGACGGCGACCACCCACTGGTCGACCGCGGCCCAGCTCGCCGCCGACCACCCGGCCGTCACCGTCGACCCGGACCCGATCTTCGTACGCGCCGACCGGGGCCGGCTGTGGACGGGCGCCGGGATCAGCGCCTGTCTGGACCTCGCCCTCGCGCTCGTCGCCGAGGACCAGGGAGAAGACGTGGCGCTCGCGGTGGCCCGGCAGTTGGTGATGTATCTACGGCGTCAGGGCGGCCAGAGCCAGTTCTCGGTGCCGCTCAGCCGGCCCGCGTCCTCCCGGCGCGACATCGACGAGCTGCGCCTGTGGATCGCCGACCACCTGGACGCGGACCTGTCGGCGGCGGCCCTGGCGGCCCGCATGTGCCTGAGCGAGCGGCACTTCGCCCGGGTCTTCACGAAGGAGACCGGCGCGAGCCCCGCGGCGTATGTCGAGGCCGCCCGGGTGGAGGTGGCGCGGCGTCTTCTGGAGACCACCGACGGCCCGCTCGACGAGGTCGCGCGGGAGGCGGGGCTCGGCTCGGTCGAAACCCTGCACCGCGCCCTCAAACGGCAGCTCGCCACCACCCCGGCGGCCTACCGCCGCCGCTTTCGCGCCGAGCCCGCCTGA